A portion of the Magnolia sinica isolate HGM2019 chromosome 17, MsV1, whole genome shotgun sequence genome contains these proteins:
- the LOC131231968 gene encoding F-box/LRR-repeat protein 3 isoform X1, with protein MKKLAPSILSLLTQDLLLKILDRIDSDLDRKSWRLVCKDFHRVDSLHRRSIRVIRPDSLSSLLRTYRSLELLDLSICPRIDDRSISLAFSASGRAQRLRSLVLSRASGLRSGGLALAVRSCPSLESIDVSHCCVLGDHEAAAISLAAGLRDLKLVKCLGVTDVGLAKIAVRCGALRSLNLKWCLKITDLGIDLLSKKCRDLKVLDISYLKVTNHSLRSIASLPKLEALSMVGCSFFDDDGLDYLGNGSPSLQIINISRCDNVSSCGLNSVIKGHEGLRQINAGNCFPELSMPFLSKLKDLKSLNSIRLDGFRVSTSILQIIGLSCKSLVEMGLSKCSGVTDEGITELVSSCMELRTLDLTCCHLLTDDAILAVANSCKKLACLKLESCALITEKGLDKLGSCCPFLQEVDLTDCSINDTGLKCLSKCSELVDLKLGLCPNISDKGLIHIGSNCKKLKELDLYRCSEIGDDGLAALASGCKKLRRLNLCYCSQITDRGLKYLSSLEELADLELRRLVKISNLGVALIAIGCKSLVELDLKRCYLINDMGLWVLIQHARNLRQLNISYCPVSDAGLYALLGNLECLMDVKLVHITRASPQGFELALRACCDRLKKVKLPGSLKHLLSLELIQTLQARGCRIRWIDKPLVLV; from the exons ATGAAAAAACTAGCTCCTTCGATCCTTTCTCTTCTAACGCAAGATCTGCTCTTGAAAATCCTCGATCGAATCGACAGCGACTTAGATCGGAAGTCATGGAGACTCGTCTGCAAGGATTTCCACCGAGTCGACTCGCTCCACCGGAGATCGATCCGAGTCATTCGTCCCGACTCGCTCTCTTCCCTCCTCCGCACGTACCGATCTCTCGAGCTCCTCGATCTCTCTATCTGCCCCCGCATCGACGACCGGTCCATATCTCTCGCCTTCTCCGCTTCCGGCCGGGCCCAGCGGCTTAGATCGCTGGTCCTGTCCCGGGCCAGTGGCCTGAGATCCGGCGGCCTGGCGCTGGCTGTACGGTCGTGCCCGTCCCTAGAGTCGATTGACGTGTCGCACTGCTGCGTGCTCGGCGACCACGAGGCGGCCGCGATATCATTGGCGGCGGGTTTGAGGGATCTGAAGCTGGTGAAGTGCTTGGGCGTGACGGATGTTGGGCTGGCGAAAATCGCCGTCAGGTGCGGCGCGCTGCGGAGCTTGAATTTGAAGTGGTGTTTGAAGATTACGGATCTTGGAATTGATCTCCTTTCGAAGAAATGCAGGGATTTGAAGGTTCTGGATATCTCCTACCTCAAG GTGACAAACCATTCGCTCCGTTCGATTGCTTCTCTGCCAAAGCTGGAGGCTTTATCGATGGTTGGATGCTCGTTCTTCGACGATGATGGGTTGGATTATCTTGGCAATGGGAGCCCTTCTCTCCAG ATTATCAATATCTCAAGGTGTGACAATGTCAGTTCATGCGGATTAAATTCAGTGATTAAAGGGCATGAGGGTCTTCGGCAGATCAATGCTGGGAACTGTTTTCCT GAGCTCTCAATGCCTTTCCTATCGAAACTGAAGGACCTGAAGAGCTTGAATTCAATCAGGTTAGATGGATTCCGAGTTTCAACTTCGATCTTGCAGATCATCGGTCTCAGCTGCAAGAGTTTGGTGGAAATGGGGCTAAGCAAATGCAGTGGTGTGACTGATGAAGGCATTACAGAGCTTGTATCTAGCTGCATGGAGCTAAGGACCCTTGATCTCACGTGCTGCCATCTGCTCACGGATGATGCTATTTTGGCTGTAGCAAACTCTTGTAAGAAGCTTGCATGCCTCAAGTTGGAGTCTTGTGCTCTGATCACTGAAAAAGGCCTTGATAAGCTTGGATCTTGTTGTCCCTTTCTACAGGAGGTAGATCTCACAGACTGTAGCATAAATGATACAG GGTTGAAGTGTTTGAGTAAGTGTTCTGAACTGGTGGACTTGAAATTAGGCCTTTGCCCAAACATATCTGACAAGGGACTCATTCACATTGGATCTAACTGCAAAAAGCTTAAAGAACTCGATCTGTACCG GTGTTCAGAAATTGGCGATGATGGATTAGCTGCCTTAGCAAGCGGATGTAAGAAGCTGAGACGGCTGAACTTGTGTTACTGTTCTCAGATCACTGACAGAGGTTTGAAATATCTAAGCAGCTTGGAAGAGCTTGCAGACCTCGAATTGCGGCGTTTGGTAAAGATTTCAAATTTGGGGGTGGCTTTGATCGCGATCGGGTGCAAGAGTCTGGTGGAATTAGATTTGAAGCGGTGCTACTTGATTAACGATATGGGCTTATGGGTGCTAATCCAGCATGCAAGGAACCTGAGACAG CTAAACATCTCTTACTGCCCGGTTTCTGATGCGGGTCTGTACGCGCTGCTTGGGAACTTGGAGTGCCTAATGGATGTGAAACTGGTACACATCACTCGAGCCTCACCACAGGGGTTCGAGCTTGCGTTGAGAGCTTGTTGCGATCGGCTCAAGAAGGTTAAGTTGCCTGGTAGTCTGAAGCATTTGCTGTCTCTGGAGCTGATTCAGACCCTGCAAGCCAGGGGCTGTAGGATAAGGTGGATTGACAAGCCTTTGGTTTTGGTATGA
- the LOC131231968 gene encoding F-box/LRR-repeat protein 3 isoform X2 — protein sequence MKKLAPSILSLLTQDLLLKILDRIDSDLDRKSWRLVCKDFHRVDSLHRRSIRVIRPDSLSSLLRTYRSLELLDLSICPRIDDRSISLAFSASGRAQRLRSLVLSRASGLRSGGLALAVRSCPSLESIDVSHCCVLGDHEAAAISLAAGLRDLKLVKCLGVTDVGLAKIAVRCGALRSLNLKWCLKITDLGIDLLSKKCRDLKVLDISYLKVTNHSLRSIASLPKLEALSMVGCSFFDDDGLDYLGNGSPSLQELSMPFLSKLKDLKSLNSIRLDGFRVSTSILQIIGLSCKSLVEMGLSKCSGVTDEGITELVSSCMELRTLDLTCCHLLTDDAILAVANSCKKLACLKLESCALITEKGLDKLGSCCPFLQEVDLTDCSINDTGLKCLSKCSELVDLKLGLCPNISDKGLIHIGSNCKKLKELDLYRCSEIGDDGLAALASGCKKLRRLNLCYCSQITDRGLKYLSSLEELADLELRRLVKISNLGVALIAIGCKSLVELDLKRCYLINDMGLWVLIQHARNLRQLNISYCPVSDAGLYALLGNLECLMDVKLVHITRASPQGFELALRACCDRLKKVKLPGSLKHLLSLELIQTLQARGCRIRWIDKPLVLV from the exons ATGAAAAAACTAGCTCCTTCGATCCTTTCTCTTCTAACGCAAGATCTGCTCTTGAAAATCCTCGATCGAATCGACAGCGACTTAGATCGGAAGTCATGGAGACTCGTCTGCAAGGATTTCCACCGAGTCGACTCGCTCCACCGGAGATCGATCCGAGTCATTCGTCCCGACTCGCTCTCTTCCCTCCTCCGCACGTACCGATCTCTCGAGCTCCTCGATCTCTCTATCTGCCCCCGCATCGACGACCGGTCCATATCTCTCGCCTTCTCCGCTTCCGGCCGGGCCCAGCGGCTTAGATCGCTGGTCCTGTCCCGGGCCAGTGGCCTGAGATCCGGCGGCCTGGCGCTGGCTGTACGGTCGTGCCCGTCCCTAGAGTCGATTGACGTGTCGCACTGCTGCGTGCTCGGCGACCACGAGGCGGCCGCGATATCATTGGCGGCGGGTTTGAGGGATCTGAAGCTGGTGAAGTGCTTGGGCGTGACGGATGTTGGGCTGGCGAAAATCGCCGTCAGGTGCGGCGCGCTGCGGAGCTTGAATTTGAAGTGGTGTTTGAAGATTACGGATCTTGGAATTGATCTCCTTTCGAAGAAATGCAGGGATTTGAAGGTTCTGGATATCTCCTACCTCAAG GTGACAAACCATTCGCTCCGTTCGATTGCTTCTCTGCCAAAGCTGGAGGCTTTATCGATGGTTGGATGCTCGTTCTTCGACGATGATGGGTTGGATTATCTTGGCAATGGGAGCCCTTCTCTCCAG GAGCTCTCAATGCCTTTCCTATCGAAACTGAAGGACCTGAAGAGCTTGAATTCAATCAGGTTAGATGGATTCCGAGTTTCAACTTCGATCTTGCAGATCATCGGTCTCAGCTGCAAGAGTTTGGTGGAAATGGGGCTAAGCAAATGCAGTGGTGTGACTGATGAAGGCATTACAGAGCTTGTATCTAGCTGCATGGAGCTAAGGACCCTTGATCTCACGTGCTGCCATCTGCTCACGGATGATGCTATTTTGGCTGTAGCAAACTCTTGTAAGAAGCTTGCATGCCTCAAGTTGGAGTCTTGTGCTCTGATCACTGAAAAAGGCCTTGATAAGCTTGGATCTTGTTGTCCCTTTCTACAGGAGGTAGATCTCACAGACTGTAGCATAAATGATACAG GGTTGAAGTGTTTGAGTAAGTGTTCTGAACTGGTGGACTTGAAATTAGGCCTTTGCCCAAACATATCTGACAAGGGACTCATTCACATTGGATCTAACTGCAAAAAGCTTAAAGAACTCGATCTGTACCG GTGTTCAGAAATTGGCGATGATGGATTAGCTGCCTTAGCAAGCGGATGTAAGAAGCTGAGACGGCTGAACTTGTGTTACTGTTCTCAGATCACTGACAGAGGTTTGAAATATCTAAGCAGCTTGGAAGAGCTTGCAGACCTCGAATTGCGGCGTTTGGTAAAGATTTCAAATTTGGGGGTGGCTTTGATCGCGATCGGGTGCAAGAGTCTGGTGGAATTAGATTTGAAGCGGTGCTACTTGATTAACGATATGGGCTTATGGGTGCTAATCCAGCATGCAAGGAACCTGAGACAG CTAAACATCTCTTACTGCCCGGTTTCTGATGCGGGTCTGTACGCGCTGCTTGGGAACTTGGAGTGCCTAATGGATGTGAAACTGGTACACATCACTCGAGCCTCACCACAGGGGTTCGAGCTTGCGTTGAGAGCTTGTTGCGATCGGCTCAAGAAGGTTAAGTTGCCTGGTAGTCTGAAGCATTTGCTGTCTCTGGAGCTGATTCAGACCCTGCAAGCCAGGGGCTGTAGGATAAGGTGGATTGACAAGCCTTTGGTTTTGGTATGA